DNA from Roseimicrobium sp. ORNL1:
CGTAAATTCCCCTGCCCCGCCTGTGGCGCCGAGGCTGAGTGGAACCCCCAAAAGCAAATGCTGGTCTGCCCCTTCTGCGGCACCCAGTCGCCAGCGGAAATCAAAAGCGATGGCACCCTGGTGGAAGAGAATGACCTCATCGCCGCGCTCCGCTCGCTGCCCGAGGATCAACGTGGCTGGGCCGCGGAGAAAACGACCGTGCGCTGCCAGAACTGCAACGCCATCTCGGTGTTCGACGAGAAACGCGTGGCCCAGCGCTGCGACTTCTGCGGCTCTCCCTCGCTCATTGCCGTGGATGACATGAAGTCCCCCGTGCGACCCGCCGGGCTGCTGGCCTTCATCGTGGCTCAGGGGAAGGTGCGCGAAGACATCCGACAGTGGTACGGCAGCCACTGGTTCGCGCCAAACAATCTCAAGGCCAAGGCGCTTACGGATACCCTCCACGGGGTGTACCTGCCCTACTGGACCTTCGATGCGCACGTTGCCGCAGACTGGACCGCGGAAGCTGGCTACCGCTACACCGTTCGTGGTTCGGATGGAAAATCCGAAACTCGCATCCGCTGGGAGCACGCCAGCGGAGCGCTGGAGCATTTCTTTGATGATGTGCTCGTCCCCGCATCCCAGGGTGTACATCACAAGCTGCTCGCCAAACTGGAGCCTTTCCCCACTACCACGGAGCTGAAGCCCTACGACCCTGGCTACATCTCTGGCTGGGTGGTGGAGCAGTACCAGATCGATCTCGTGGCGGCGGCCCAGGCTTCACGCACGCGCATGGACGGTGACGTGCGCAACATGTGCTCCCAGCAGGTGCCCGGTGACACACAACGCAACCTGCGCGTGCAGGCGGACTACTCCGCACAAACCTTCAAGCATATCCTGCTGCCCATCTGGCTACTCACCTACAACTACGGCACGAAGACCTACCAGGTCACCGTGAACGGAGCCACGGGCAAGATTGCAGGCGAATACCCCATCTCATGGATCAAGGTCACCCTCGTGGTGATCGCGGCGCTGATTGTGATCATCATCTTCGCGATGCTGCAGGGGAATAAGTAGATTCACTGGAGGTTGCTCTCGCGACTGAGCGCTGGCCTCTGGCCTGCGTATCTGTACCCATGACTGCTCATCACCGGTGACGGTGAGTCCGCTTCGAATTTCCACGCCGGCCAGAGGCCAGCGCTCCCAGGGCTCAGGATTCTCTTTGCACCTACGGCCTCGGCCCCTCACCCGGCTTCGGTGCAGGTGTCGTCTGCTCCGGCTCGAAGTCGAGCAGCTTCTGGTGCGCACTCAGCGCCTTCCTGGCCTTGCTGAAAAACTCGCTCAAATCCTCCGGCTTCTTCTCCTGCGTGAGCGCATTGAGTTGCGCCATGGATTTCTCGAAGTCGATGTTCGCCGCCGCCATCTGCTTCTGGGCAGCAGAATACGCAGTGTTGAATTTCTCGCTCGCTTCCTGGAAGGCGCGCTTCTCGCCCTCGGTGCGGTGGAATTCCTTCTCCTGCTCGCGGTACTCCTTGCTGAACATGCGCTTGAAGAAGGAGAAGCGCTGGTCCGGGGCATCCAGTGAGGTGCTGGCACGGTTGGCCAGGTAGGTCTCCAGCTCTGAGAACTCGCGGAAGGGCTTCTTGTACTGCTGCTGCAGGTAGCTCAGGCCGGTGGCAATTGTCGCGAGCTTCTGCGCCTCCGCCTTGGACACTTCCTGACCGGACTTCACTTTCTGCTCGATGAGATTGAGGTAGTCGAGCGTCTTCTTGTTTCCATCCAGGATGTCACCGAACTGGGAAAACGCCTGCGCCATGCGCTCGCGTTCGGACTTGCGGAGGTCCTCCAGTTCCTTGGCGTGAGCCTCCTTGAGTTGCTTGATGCGGTCCTCGTACACGGCCTTCTGCTCGGACAACGCCCGGTCCGCCTCCTGCTGGCGCGCGGCCAGCTTGGCCTCCTGCATGTCCACCGCGCGTGTGAGTGCCTCTTCCGCCGCACGTTCCTCCTGCTTGGACTTCCAGACCCAGGCCCCCATCCCTGCCAGCGACAGGACCAGCAACATGTACAACACGCGCACCTGATTCATGAGCAAACTCCTTGCTGGAGTACTACGGACACGCAAGGCGAAATGTTAGCTCCTCAGGTGATTTGTTCTTGTAAGACTGTGGGCATTTGTGGCTTTTCTCTGCCATGAAACGCATTCCTCGCCCCACGCGCCGCCAGTTCCTCACCGCGAGCGCTGCCGCCATTGGGTTCCCCACCATCGTGCCGTCCTCGATTTTTGGGCAGGACGCGCCCTCCAAGAAAATCACCATGGCCGTCTTCGGCTGGGGCATGATGGGCCCGAGCAACACGAACAGCTTCCTCAATGAAACGGACTGCCAGATCGTCGCCGCGTGTGACGTGGACAAGAACAACCTCGAAGCCGCTCTCAACAAGATCAACGGCCACTACAAGAACACCGACTGCAAGGGCTACCACGACTATCGCGAGGTCATGGCGCGTAAGGACATTGACACCGTGATGCTTGCCCTGCCGGACAACTGGCATGCGCTCACCGCCGTGGAAGCCGCGAAGAACGGCAAGGATATTTATGGCGAAAAGCCCCTCGCCCGCACCATCTCTGAGCAGCAGGCAATCGTGAAAGCCGTACAGAAGTACAACCGCATCTGGCAGACTGGCTCCTGGCAGCGGTCCCAGGACAACTTCCGCATCGCCGCTGAGATTGTGCGCAACGGTCTCATCGGCAAACTCCAGCGCGTGGAAGTGGGTCTGCCCTCCGGTCACAACGACTTCGCTGGCACGAAGGACAAGCTGCAGGTCACTCCCCCGCCCGCGAACCTGGATTATGAATTCTGGATCGGACCGGCGCAGATGGAAGACTACATCGAAGGCCGCGTGCACAAGAACTGGCGCTGGAATTACAACATCGGCGGCGGCCAGCTCCTCGACTGGATCGGCCACCACTGTGACATCGCTCACTGGGGAATGGACATGGATCGCTCCGGTCCGAGCGAAGTGAAGCCCATCCAGGTGGACTTCCCGCCCCGGACTGCTCCGTGGAATACTGCCACCAAGTACCGTTCCGAGTGCACCTATCCCGGCGGCGTGGTCATGACGATTGCCGGTGGACATCCCGACATCAAGATGGGCACCAAGTGGATTGGCAGCGACGGGTGGGTGTGGGTGGACCGCAGCGGCTTCGATTGCTCCAAGGACGAACTGAAGCAGAAGATCCAGAAGCGCGAAGGCGACAAGGTCGTGGAAGCCTTCAAGCCTGCGAAGCTTGGCGAGGATGTCATCAAGAACCCGCTCTACAAGAGCCCCGGCCACCACCGGAACTTCCTCGACAGCGTGAAGTCCCGCCAGCCCACCATCACCCCCGTGGAAACCGCCCACCGCAGTGCGACCCCGGGTCACCTCTCCCTGATTTCACTCATGCTCAATCGCAGCATCAAGTGGGACGCCGAGAAGGAAGTCATCGTGGGCGATGACGATGCCAGCAAGCTGCTGTCGCGGGCGTATCGTGGGGATTGGAAGCTGGAGGTGTAAATCAAGAATTTGCAGCGACGCGCTGCCAAACGGCGCGTCGCAAAGCAGCCGGGGTCCGACTTGCATCCCATGAAGACAGCTTTTTCCTCCGTCACCGTTTTGATTCTGGCATCTCTTGCCACGAGTTTTGCCGAATCCCCGATGGAACGAGAACTATCACGGTTAAAGGAGCAGAGAGAAAAGGCTCTCACTACTGCGGCCGAACCAATCAATCGTCGCTATCGAGACGAATTGCAGAAGCTGCTCCGCCAAGCCTCAGATGACAAGGACGCCACCGCCGCTGCGCTGGTCATTCAGGCGATGAATACTCCACTGGAGTTTGAATCCCAGCACACGGATGTCCTGAAATTTCTCATGGCCTCAAACTGGGGCATCAAGGGAGCAAGCGACGTTTTCGAGTTTCGCCTCGACGGGTCCATTGCCCAACTCGGTGGTGGATGGAAAACCAAGAGCTGGAAACTCGCCAAAGACGGAAAGTCGGTCCGTGTGGAGTACGAGAAGAACGGTTACCAGGACTGGACCATCTCTGGAGGCGTGATGTATCACCCTACGCTGGGAGCATTTCAGCCCTTACCCAAGCCGGCAAAGATAAAGTAGGCAATCCGCTAAACGCAGCACTTGAGGCAGACTTCCATCGTCGCAAGACGTGTGTGGAGTATGCGCGCCCCCTACGGCAGCGTTGCAGAGCTTGTGCGCAAGGCGACTTTTGCGGTAGTATTCCGCGAGATGACTCCAACACCCGTGAGAGAAAGACTTCGTGCAAGTGTGCGACTCATCATGCTTATTACCGTCACAGCGGGTGCAGGCATTCATTGGATGCCAACATTCTCCGGGATGATTCACTTTCCGACGGCGAGTTTCCACATGCTCGAACTACTGCGTGATTTTTGGATCCCCCTGGCACAAGTCTTGGTGGTATTCGGCATGATCCTAGGTGTGCAGCTGCTGCTATTTTTTCGCGACAGGCTCGGAGTCTACGCGTTGATACTCGGAGTGACGGTGTTTGGAGACATTTGGAAATGGGGAATTGCCATGTCCTAAATCCACAGCACTTCACACTCCCGCTCCAACACTTTTCCATCGTCTACTGAAGGACTCTACCGTGTGCATATAATGAAGCACGACGCAGAAGAATTCGTCATTATTGACCTCAAGCTGCGTTTCGTCCTCTTCGGACTTCAATTGGTTCTGGGAGTCCCCTTTTCCGTCAGCGAGATGGAGCGGGTGTTTTCCGATGCTCGCGCCGATCACGTATCCGCCAAGGAGTACTCCTTTCACGCATCTGCTAACATCACCCTCACAGGTACTGTGGATGCATACGAACCAGAATCTGTCTGTCTCCGACTACGCCACCGAGACGCCGCTTCCATCCTCTCTCGCGTCATTGAGGCAGCACACTACGAAGTCATCCGCATTGAGAGGGCCAATGAAATCGCCGATGATGTTTGAGCATGCATTTGCAGCGGACTGCACTGAGGTTAAGCTATTAAGCGTACTCACATGCGTCTTCCAATCATCCACGGTCTGATTCGCCGCAGGTTGCTGGTCAACTTTCGGGTGGATGCGGAGGTGATGCAGCGCTTTCTGCCTTCTCGATTTCGACCAAAGCTGCATGATGGCTACGCCATTGCCGGCATCTGTCTTATTCGCTTAGAGGAGGTCCGCCCCAACTGGCTGCCCCGCTTCTGCGGTATTTCCAGTGAAAACGCCGCCCATCGTATTGCCGTGCTATGGGAGAAGCCGTCCGGGGCCATGCACGAAGGTGTATTCATCCCACGCCGTGACACCGGCTCATGGCTCAATCATCTGGCAGGTGGACGTCTTTTTCCGGGTGAGCATCACCTCTCTGATTTCACCGTCACCGACGACGGCTCCCGTATTGCCATGTCCATCCGTGCACTTGACGGACGCATGACGGTTCAACTTCGTGCACGCGAAGCTGATTCACTCCCGGCGTCATCTTGCTTCGCATCACTGGCCGATTCATCCGCGTATTTCGAGGGCGGCAGTGTGGGCTACTCCGCGACTCGCGACTGCTGTCGTCTCGACGGTGTCCGACTTCAGACCGAGCGGTGGCAGGTGCGTCCGCTCACCGTCGATCACATTGAGTCCTCGTTCTTCGCCGACACATCGGCATTCCCGCCAGGCAGCGTCACCTTCGACCACGCTCTCATCATGCGCGACATTCGCCACCAGTGGCTTGAGGAGCCCGATATGCTGATTGACCAGAAGCCCAACTTGGCGCTGGAACAAACCACTCGTTGAGTGCAGCAAGACCAGTCTACCTCACCTCCACCACCACCGCCGTGATGTTGTCCCTTCCTGACTCCGCAAGCGACGCCTCCACCAACCGCTGAGCCGGAGGTT
Protein-coding regions in this window:
- a CDS encoding zinc ribbon domain-containing protein; the protein is MSELTALRKFPCPACGAEAEWNPQKQMLVCPFCGTQSPAEIKSDGTLVEENDLIAALRSLPEDQRGWAAEKTTVRCQNCNAISVFDEKRVAQRCDFCGSPSLIAVDDMKSPVRPAGLLAFIVAQGKVREDIRQWYGSHWFAPNNLKAKALTDTLHGVYLPYWTFDAHVAADWTAEAGYRYTVRGSDGKSETRIRWEHASGALEHFFDDVLVPASQGVHHKLLAKLEPFPTTTELKPYDPGYISGWVVEQYQIDLVAAAQASRTRMDGDVRNMCSQQVPGDTQRNLRVQADYSAQTFKHILLPIWLLTYNYGTKTYQVTVNGATGKIAGEYPISWIKVTLVVIAALIVIIIFAMLQGNK
- a CDS encoding Gfo/Idh/MocA family oxidoreductase, translating into MKRIPRPTRRQFLTASAAAIGFPTIVPSSIFGQDAPSKKITMAVFGWGMMGPSNTNSFLNETDCQIVAACDVDKNNLEAALNKINGHYKNTDCKGYHDYREVMARKDIDTVMLALPDNWHALTAVEAAKNGKDIYGEKPLARTISEQQAIVKAVQKYNRIWQTGSWQRSQDNFRIAAEIVRNGLIGKLQRVEVGLPSGHNDFAGTKDKLQVTPPPANLDYEFWIGPAQMEDYIEGRVHKNWRWNYNIGGGQLLDWIGHHCDIAHWGMDMDRSGPSEVKPIQVDFPPRTAPWNTATKYRSECTYPGGVVMTIAGGHPDIKMGTKWIGSDGWVWVDRSGFDCSKDELKQKIQKREGDKVVEAFKPAKLGEDVIKNPLYKSPGHHRNFLDSVKSRQPTITPVETAHRSATPGHLSLISLMLNRSIKWDAEKEVIVGDDDASKLLSRAYRGDWKLEV
- a CDS encoding DUF2071 domain-containing protein, whose product is MRLPIIHGLIRRRLLVNFRVDAEVMQRFLPSRFRPKLHDGYAIAGICLIRLEEVRPNWLPRFCGISSENAAHRIAVLWEKPSGAMHEGVFIPRRDTGSWLNHLAGGRLFPGEHHLSDFTVTDDGSRIAMSIRALDGRMTVQLRAREADSLPASSCFASLADSSAYFEGGSVGYSATRDCCRLDGVRLQTERWQVRPLTVDHIESSFFADTSAFPPGSVTFDHALIMRDIRHQWLEEPDMLIDQKPNLALEQTTR